From the genome of Triticum aestivum cultivar Chinese Spring chromosome 3B, IWGSC CS RefSeq v2.1, whole genome shotgun sequence, one region includes:
- the LOC123068238 gene encoding uncharacterized protein, with protein MATAAGGGSMMTREQLLHLFSRFSFLTSLPEFKDRIADAVSDKQEAVAVTTEVQEEILREMGIDPGFGISCLGKVNVMYENDMDLMIKFYQFVAKEEMAIDEAELEPLEFAEKMHTQQELQQQQLEMLVQIRKYSPESQSVILETLRKQLESADFDTSASILTPEQIQEIVEK; from the exons atggcgacggcggccggcggcgggagcATGATGACGAGGGAGCAGCTGCTCCACCTCTTCTCTCGCTTCTCCTTCCTCACCTCGCTCCCAG AGTTCAAGGACCGAATCGCCGACGCCGTCAGTGACAAGCAG GAGGCTGTGGCGGTGACCACGGAGGTGCAGGAAGAGATCCTTCGCGAGATGGGCATCG ATCCAGGTTTTGGTATTAGTTGCCTAGGAAAGGTGAACGTCATGTATGAGAATGACATGGATTTGATGATTAAATTCTACCAATTTGTTGCCAA AGAAGAGATGGCTATTGATGAGGCCGAGCTTGAGCCTCTAGAGTTTGCCGAGAAAATGCACACTCAACAGGAATTGCAACAACAG CAACTGGAGATGTTGGTTCAAATTAGAAAATACAGCCCCGAGAGCCAATCTGTCATACTTGAGACT TTGCGCAAGCAGTTGGAGAGCGCTGATTTTGATACCAGTGCGTCAATCTTGACTCCGGAGCAGATCCAAGAGATTGTTGAGAAATAG